GGGCCAGGATTTCAGGCAGGCATGCATTCAGACTGCGGGCGGCATCGGGTTCGGATTCGGCCTTGTCGACCTGGGTATAGGCGATGGTGTTGAAGATGGCCTGGACATGGTTTTTATCCAGAAAGGGCTCCAGGGCCGTGGTCGAAAAGACGTCAAGTTCGTCCCGGCCGGGACAGATGGGCCTCCAGCCCGAGGACTCCAGGGCCTTGGCCAGGGACTGGCCGAGAAGGCCGGTCTTGCCGCCGAGGACCAGCGCGGTTTTAGGCATTTCGTTCATGACCGTTTTTCGTACCATTGATCCATGAATTTCCGGTAGGCTCCTGTCTGAACATTTTCGAGCCAAACCGGGTTGGCTTCGTACCAGTCCAGGGTCTCGGCCAGGGCATCTGTGAATTGTTTTTCCGGGCGCCAGCCAAGCTCTGACTCGGCCTTGGCAAAATCGATGGCGTAGCGCAGGTCGTGGCCGGGCCGGTCCTCGACATAGGAGATCAAGTCGTGGGATCGGCCGAGATGGTCCAAAATGGCCCGAACCACATCGATGTTTTGGAGTTCGCAGCCGCCGCCGAAATTGTAGACCTCGCCGTCGCGGCCACTGCGGAATGCCAGGTCGACACCCCGGCAATGGTCCAGGACGTGGATCCAGTCCCGGACGTTGACCCCCCGGCCGTAGACCGGGACCTTCCGGTTGGCCCGGGCCTTGAGAAAGGCCAGGGGAATGAGTTTTTCCGGAAACTGGTAGGGCCCGTAGTTGTTGGTGCAGCGGGTGATTATGACTGGCAGTTTGTAGGTCTCGAAATAGGCCCGGACCACGAGGTCGGCTGAAGCCTTGGAGGCCGAGTAGGGGCTATTGGGGGCCAGGGGGGTCGACTCGGTGAACTTTCCGGATGGTCCGAGGGTTCCATACACCTCGTCGGTGGAAACCTGGAGGAAGCGGTCAACGCCGTGGCGTCGGGCGCATTCCAGGAGATTCTGGGTTCCGTTGACGTTGGTGGTCAGAAAGGGGGCCGGATCGGAAATGGATC
This portion of the Deltaproteobacteria bacterium genome encodes:
- the rfbB gene encoding dTDP-glucose 4,6-dehydratase, which encodes MNVLVTGGCGFIGSNFIHHLFRTDPEVLVVNLDKLTYAGNPRNLETIQSEFGGTRYFFVRGDIGDAVLVPALLRHFKIRGVINFAAESHVDRSISDPAPFLTTNVNGTQNLLECARRHGVDRFLQVSTDEVYGTLGPSGKFTESTPLAPNSPYSASKASADLVVRAYFETYKLPVIITRCTNNYGPYQFPEKLIPLAFLKARANRKVPVYGRGVNVRDWIHVLDHCRGVDLAFRSGRDGEVYNFGGGCELQNIDVVRAILDHLGRSHDLISYVEDRPGHDLRYAIDFAKAESELGWRPEKQFTDALAETLDWYEANPVWLENVQTGAYRKFMDQWYEKRS
- a CDS encoding NAD-dependent epimerase/dehydratase family protein, translated to MVRKTVMNEMPKTALVLGGKTGLLGQSLAKALESSGWRPICPGRDELDVFSTTALEPFLDKNHVQAIFNTIAYTQVDKAESEPDAARSLNACLPEILA